The Brachypodium distachyon strain Bd21 chromosome 4, Brachypodium_distachyon_v3.0, whole genome shotgun sequence nucleotide sequence GGCGAAGGCTAGAGTTCAGACGGGGGGAGAGAGCAAAGAGAGGGAGGAGCCGCACGTTGGAAAGGAGAAGAAATCAGGGAGGTTTGTGAAATATTTCCCACCGAAGGATTATTTGATGGGTGGGTCCAGTTCACGTGGCTGGCCACGTCGACACATCGCACGCACCCAGACACCATTGGGACCTCGGATGAACAACTTATGAAACTATTAGAACCCAAACgtgcattttgaaaattttaggACTAAATTAACACCTCtacgaaagaattaggacctacaatgtattttactctacGAAAGAATTAGAGGGAGTACCTCCGTTACAAAATATAAGGCGTATTTCGTTTCTTTTGACCAAGTCTTTGACCAATATTTATTTCATCAACATGTGACTTATGTGGTACAcatcataaccataagcaatCACTTTTGAGTATGAATAGAATGATGTCAAATTTATTTCACGGAAAAAATTATGAATAGAGTATTTGTTGGTCAAAGGTTCAGTCAGGCATGACAAATAATGCCAGTTAAACCCTAGACTATTCCAGATAAATGTGACCACTGATGAGAAGTGTAGGACTTGGACCTGAGTTGACTACTTTCATCACAAGAAACAAACCACCTGAGCCAATAAATTTTGATGTATCCTTTAGAGCATCTGTAGCAGATCCTGCATATAACGATTTGCATCGGCTTATTCCGTTTTTTGGCCAAAATCCAGCCTGAGCAGAAATGCCAAACCAGACTGGCCCACAAAAACTGATTCGGGAAACCGAAACGGCACTTGCGAGTGTTGTATATCTGGGGCTCGGAGGGGCCGTTTCGGTACCAAATCCGAACcacccctccgccgcccaaAACCTTCGGGCGGCCGCACCGCCACACTCGCCTCCATCTCCGACGAGCCCAGCTCCCCCCGCTCCACCGAAATTGCAGCGTTTCCCCGCCTCGTCCGGTTCCGGTGGTCACCGCGGTGGCcagggcggaagcggtaggcCCTTCGGCCGAGGCACCCACCCCCTCCcctcgaggagacggcggaggaATGCGCCGCCCGCATCCGAGCCGATGGAGCACGGAAGCGAGGGGCCCGCCGCTGCGACTTCTGCAGGGAGGGGGCGGGGGGCTCCTCGGAGGCAGCCTCCAGGATTCGGAGGCAGAGGCGCCGTCATTAGGGGAAGAAAGCAGCAGATTGGGTACCTCGTTGTGGTCCTCCTGCAGATTTTCGAATTAAGATCAAGTGATCCAAAGAATTGACAAGTTAAGCATGATTTGTTAGTTatcctgcattttttttttgcgctgaGTTATCCTGCATATGCcgctatctttttttttttgaaaaagagaggTTTTCCTCTCCGATTTCATATAATGAAAGCAAGGTTCTACAAGGTTTTGCAGCTAAACAGACATAACAAAAGGGAAACCGACATCTAGGGAGAGAAGGACGTCAGCCAAGTCAGAGGAACAGCATACAACAAACACTACAGAAAGAGAAACTGACATATCATTCTTTGCTATCACCTCTCCCAGCAGCACGGGCAGCACCTAGTGCAATCCTCACGCCAGACGAAGCCACCATCGCAAATCCCCATTGAGTCCCAGCAGCTTCAACAGAAAACTTCAGTATACAGCAAACACCCAGCAATTCGTTGTAATGGACACCATCCTCTAGCCGCATCAAACACTTCTAGCCGCATATGACGCTATCTATTTCACAAGGTTACATAAAAATCGTTGTCTCGATGTCACTTTTGTCCCTTGGATGCACGTCCAATAGAGATCACCAGCATTTGCATTGTGTTATGTGTTTTCTACCCAAATATCAATGTGAGATATTTGAACCAAAGATTTACCGGTGGTGAGCCTGGGTCATTGACTCATTGGGACCTTACGGGGAGAAAAGGAATGAAAAGAGAGGAAATTTAGCGGTTGACACGGAGGAGTGGTGGGATATTCCGAATTTCCGATAGATACACAAACTCAAGGATAGAGCTAACCgagccatcttcttctcccgtGCTTCAACCTCCAGAGGGGTATTGATGCCTACTGCTTGTACTCGCAGTCTCGCAGAGCCATAACAAagatattttctttctgtagTCACCTGAAATTTCGGGCTGCTTTCTTCTCGCGAAATACGtaccctctgatcctaaattgttgtcgaaatattacatgtacctagacgctttttaaaaatagatacattcatatttgagcaattttgagttaagaatttaatatcagagggagtatttttgaAAGAGGCATCGATCGTTCTTTGTTTAAGCCCATACAGTCTGCTGGATCTCCAGACATACATGTATCGGCTGAAATTTCTGTACTACATGAGACTGGATGCACGAGTATACAGTACTGTTGCAGAGGATCAATGATTATCTGCTCCATctgtttccttttgtttcctcTCTAGGACTGGGAACAAAACTCTTTTTAAAGCTTGGGCAAATTCGGGCTAAAGCCGAAAGCGCAGAGATAGTATATGCCTGTCACACCAGAGGAGCACTTAATGGGGTTATCTTCGTCGGCACTTTGCAGCTAAGAACTTTCGTCCATAAAACTCAATGCTGAGGAAAATGCTTAGTTAAAATAAGACATATTTTTATTTGCGACTGAGATGTAACAAATCCGTCGAGGTAAAACCTATGGAGTAGTATTCTTATTTTCACGATTCCGAGTATTGATGTACAAAACACATATTTTTAACGGTCAAATTTTGCTCGATCTGTCCGTCCGTTATCACTCATCAGATTCAGTAGCATTTAACTTCAATGGTTTTGGTCGGTCACTCTGATAGACTGGTGAGTATCTTCATATCTATTTTCAAtcatgacgacgacgacgacgacggtgaTGGCTTTAAAAACCGAGATTGATTTGTTTCTTTGATAGTCTTGTCGTGCTTCGGTTTGGTTTATGCATGCGAAACCTCGTGCATATACGTTTGGTTTCCGGATCAACTTAGACGCCTCAAAATGATATTAACTGTCCCCTTAAGCGTTCCCTGCATACTATTGATATGTGTACTCATTGATCTTATTTACCGTTCGTCCGTGGAAGAGTGAGATTCTGTGTGGCTACTAAATACAACCAGTTGGACGgaggtggaagaagaagaatagtGAGAGGGTGCCATCATGGacggtccgccgccgccatcgttcGGCATCCAACGAGCACAACCGATGTTTTGGCCAACAGCTAGGAACTTCTTCGGTTGTGGCGTGACAACAAATGATTCAATATTTTCTAAAGGAAAAACTCCTTTTAAAAATCCAACAGACAGAGCCGAAGGAGTCAAACGCATCACCGAGAACTCCTTTGATCAGTCTCTCCCACGCGTCGATCTATCTGGCGCCATGACAATACACACCACATCACTTTCAAGCTTAATTCCCACTTAGCATCAATCAATTTCCCAGCCAAAAACATACGGAGTAAAAAACAGAACAGAATATAGAATAAAATGTGAAAGAGGAATGATGTCGATCGGCAACGGCATATGCCCAGGCATATATGATCACCGCGGACAGGACGCCGATACGTGTGCCAATGCCATGCACGCAGCTTGGCACGCACGCGTCCCAGTCGCCACTCGCCAATTAGCGAGCCGTATCATATCTTCGACCCTCCGACGTCACACACATCTCTTCGCCCTTTTCCCTTTATTCCTCTCCTCCCATCCCTCCCAGAGATAGATCGATCGACGGCTGACCACGGCCGTAGAATCCCACGgccataaataaataaagaaagaaaagaaaaatacgcataaaaagagaaatatcccccctcacaaaagaaaaatacaaagttCATTCGTTCAGTCCAATAATAAGAAGCATGTAAAAAAAGACATatgctgctctgctctgctctgctctttTGGGGGATATAATAATACCCGGAGCGTACGTCTTCCCTCCCCTGCACCACACCTCGACACCGAGAAAGCACACCACATATACAAGTAGTAGATCGTTGCTCCATTAACTCGTTATCGAGTTGAGATTTTGAGGTTGAGGAGCAGAGCGGCTGGAGAAGATGGCGGCCGGGAACGAGTGGATCAACGGGTACCTGGAGGCGATCCTGGACGCCGGTTCGAagctgcgcggcggcgggcagcagcGAGGGGCCGTGTCGTCGCTGCCACGGctggagccggcgccggcgctggggctggcggcggaggagtccGGCGCTGGGGCTGGCGCCGCGTACAGCCCCACCAGGTACTTCGTCGAGGAGGTCGTCCGGAGCTTCGACGACCAGGCCCTCCACAAGACATGGACAAAGGTTAATTAAGTTCGCAAAGCCAACACAGCTTCAGAATCAGATGTCGTCGATTAATATTTAATTCCTCTGTTCTGCTGTTTTAACAAGATAAATCGTGTTCTTGATTGCGCAGGTGGTGGCGATGAGGAACAGCCAGGAGCGGAACAACCGGCTGGAGAACCTGTGCTGGAGGATCTGGAACGTCGCCAGGCAGAAGAAGCAGGTACGtaccgccggccgccgtgcgCCATGGATGGCGATTGCGATTCAAGGCTCTCGATCGAGCGAGCACGCGTATAGGGTGGTCTTCCACATGCTCTGCTTTTCCCTTGGTTCACCATCCGGTTTCCTTCAACGGGAAAGAAGAATTACACGCGTTCAATGTCGGCCGGCGCGGCTGCCTGCTTGCTTAGCCTGGCCCATAGGGCAATGGGCACGTCGGACTTGATTGTGCACGGGGTTGCGATATTTATTTGGGCTGGGTCTTTGATTAGTCTTTGAGTTTTACCGTGGGGTTGCGTTTGGCCCATGCCGCAGCACTTCTTCCTACGCTACGTATTGTTTGCCaattgtttcagaaaattATCACACATTCACACGTTATGGCTTTCCAGTTGCTCTGGCAGCTGGGCCAAGTGGCCAACTGAGCATAGAAACCCTCTTATAATTGCTGCTAGTCTCTGGACGTCTGCTAGTTTCATTTCAATAGGTCAAGTGAAggacccctaaaaaaaaaggtaaagtgaaggaaaaaaggattctcaaaaaaaaacaagtgaaGGGAAAAAAGTTTCAGCAGGTACACATATACTGTCCACTGCCACTTGGCTAGTCCATAGAGGAAAATAGTCGAACATTAAATTAGAGGCTAAGATTAACCAGCTGTTTATGTTAGTTCCCTTTGTACACAAGAAAATAAGTTCCATTTTTCCCGAAGAATCAATTGGTGCAAGTTGCCCACCTGAACATAGTTTCCTTGAAAGCATATACAAGAACAAGATCAGGCTCGTGATATCCCTTTCAAAGCTAGTAATACTCGTACAACCGAAACACGGCACCAAGAAATCCAAAGAGAATTTCCAACTGCCAAAAAGGGGCATCGGAATCCCATCCCCACACCAACAAAtttgttgcaacttgcaactAGATAGTGCCTGGAAAAACGTCGCCCCTGAATTTTGGTTTCTAAAACACATGCATAAGCAGAGAAAATTTCATGTCGATGAACTTATCTGAACTGGGTGCATAGGTGGAGTGGGATTACTCCCGGGAGGTGGCTCGGCGGAAGCTGGAGCAAGAGCTGGGCAGCCGGGAGGCCGCCGAGGAGCTCTCCGAGggcgagaaggagaaggacacgACCTCCAAGCCCGACAGCGGCGCTGCCCATCCGTCGTCGGAAACGGCAGCGCCGGCAGCCGACCAGCCGCGCAGCCGGCTCGCCAGGATCAACTCCGACGTGCGCCTCGTgtccgacgaggaggaggagcagagcagGAACAGGAACCTCTATATCGTCCTCATCAGGTACTGACCCGGCCAACTAACTGAAACCACAAATGAAATGTTGACACGAGATTTTACTTTACCACTGATGGTGATCTCAAGTGATAGTCTCGTGATGTGATCttgtgtttctgttttgaattTGGCGAATTTCGTAGCATCCATGGGCTGGTGCGTGGGGAAAACATGGAGCTGGGGCGAGACTCCGACACGGGAGGCCAGGTGGGTCAAAATTCTGTATTACTACGGTCAAAGTCCGGTCCAAACGTTTGACTTGTGCTGACGTGTAACGTGTTCATTGGTGTGGGCAGGTGAAGTACGTGGTGGAGCTGGCCCGAGcgctggcggcgacggcgggggtGCGCCGCGTGGACCTGTTGACGCGGCAGATCTCGTGCCCCGACGTGGACTGGACCTATGGCGAGCCCGTGGAAATGCTAGCTCGCCTCTCCTCATGCGACGgcgacgaagacggcggcggcgagtccGGAGCCTACATCGTGCGGCTGCCGTGCGGGCCCCGGGATCAGTACATCCCAAAGGAGTCCCTGTGGCCCCACATCCCGGAGTTCGTTGACCGCGCGTTGACCCACATCACCGATGTCGCCCGTTCCCTGGGCGAGCAGCTCCATGCTCCCTCCGACGACCCCGCCGCTCCCcctccggcaccggcgtggCCGTACGTGATCCACGGGCACTACGCGgacgcggcggaggtggcggcgagccTAGCCACAGTCTTAAATGTGCCGATGGTGATGACGGGCCACTCACTCGGCAGAAACAAGCTAGAGCAGCTCCTCAAGCTCGGCCGGTCGCCCCGGGACGAGGTCGTCCAGGGCACCTACAAGATCGCCCGCCGCGTCGAGGCCGAGGAGACGGGCCTTGACACGGCGGAGATGGTGGTCACGAGCACCAAGCAGGAGATCGAGGAGCAGTGGGGGCTCTACGACGGCTTCGACGTCAAGGTGGAGCGGAAGCTCCGGGTCCGCCAGCGGCGCGGCGTGAGCTGCCTCGGCCGGTACATGCCCCGCATGGCTGTCATCCCGCCCGGCATGGACTTTAGCTTCGTTGATACCCAGGACATCGTCGATGACAAAGGCGATGACCTGAAGATGCTTATTGCTGGCCCtggcaaggccaagaaggctcTGCCGGGGATCTGGTCGGACGTGCTCAGGTTCTTTACAAACCCTCACAAGCCGATGATCCTCGCGCTGTCGCGGCCGGACCCGAAGAAGAACGTCACCACGCTGCTCAAGGCCTATGGCGAGAGCCGCCAGCTGCGCGAGCTCGCCAACCTGGTAAGTGATCAGGAGCTAATTATGTGCCACTGTTTTGCCATGGAGAAAAAGATTGTGAATTGACATGGATGGTGCAGACGCTGATACTGGGGAACAGGGACGACATAGAGGACAtgtctggcggcggcggcgccgtgctcACGGCGGTGCTGAAGCTCATCGACTGCTACGACCTCTACGGCCAGGTTGCCTATCCCAAGCACCACAAGCAGACGGATGTGCCTCACATCTACCGTCTCGCCGCCAAGACCAAGGTACAAAAACAATTAATCCCAGCAATTTTGAATTCCACGAGGGCTTCAAATTTGACATTTTAACTTCGTAGGGGGTGTTCATCAACCCTGCTCTTGTGGAGCCATTTGGCCTCACGATCATCGAGGTGAGTTCGagaattttgttttcctgAGACCCGACCTGTAGTACAAATTTGGGTTGAGAAATTTTGTATTGTGGTAGGCTGCGGCATATGGtttgccggtggtggcgacACGGAACGGCGGGCCGGTGGACATCCTGAAGGCGCTCCACAACGGGCTGCTGGTGGACCCGCACGACGCGGCGGGGAtcacggcggcgctgctgggcCTGGTGGGCGACAAGGCCCGCTGGGCCGAGTGCCGCCGCAACGGGCTGCGCAACATCCACCGCTTCTCCTGGCCGCACCACTGCCGCCTCTACCTCTCCCACGTCGCCGCCTACTGCGACgacaaccagcagcagcagccgctgctccgcctcccttcttcctccaccgccgcgggCTCGAGGTCCGGCGCTGATGACTCCCTCTCGGACTCCCTCCGCGGCCTCTCGCTCCGCATCTCCGTGGACGCGTCCCACGAGCCCAATGCCGCCGactctgccgccgccatcatggacgcgctccgccgccgcccggcctcCGACAAGCAGGCCCCGCCCAGGGGGAACTCCGCCAGCAGGCCCATGGGCTTCGCGCCTGGCACGAGGCAGAGCCtgctcgtcctcgccgtcgactGCTATGGGGAAGATAGGAAGCCGGATCTTGAGCGACTGAAGGAAGCCATAGATCTGGCCATGTCGGCGGCCggcgatggcgccggcgggcggACGGGGTTCGTACTGTCAACCGGCATGACGATCCCGGAGGCTGCGGACGCGCTCAGGGCCTGTGGCATCGACCCCGCTGCCTTCGACGCCATGGTCTGCAGCAGCGGGGCCGAGATCTGCTACCCGTGGAAGGAGCTCACGGCCGACGAGGAGTACGCCGGACACGTGGCATTCCGGTGGCCCGGGGAGCACGTGAGGGACGCCGTGCCGAGGCTCGGGAAGGCTGACTACGGTGGCGCGCAGGAGTCGGacctcgccgtcgacgccgccgcctcctccgtgcACTGCCACGCCtacgccgcctccgccgcgtccAAGGTGAGCAGAGCAGAGCTTCAATCTTCGCTAGCAATCCCGTTCCTCCATGGACAAATTTCTTGACGACTTGCAACGGGGGAATTTTGGTTTCTGCGGCAGGTGAAGAAGGTGGATTCGATCAGGCAGGCGCTAAGAATGCGCGGGTTCCGCTGCAACCTCGTCTACACGCGCGCCTGCACCCGCCTCAACGTCGTCCCCCTCTCCGCTTCCCGGCCCCGCGCGCTCAGGTGATCAAATCAGCCGAAACCCTCGTACGAATTCCATGATTCACTTCTGATTTCTGAACATTTTTGCCTCCGATTCTTTCAACGAACGCAGGTACCTGTCGATCCAGTGGGGGATCGAGCTGTCCAAGGTAGCGGTGCTGGTGGGGGAGAGCGGCGACACCGATCGCGAGAGGCTCCTGCCGGGGCTGCACAGGACGGTGATCCTGCCGGGGCTGGTGGCGCGCGGCAGCGAGGAGCTCCTCCGCGGCGAGGATGGGTACGCCATGGAGGACGTGGTGGCCATGGACTCCCCCAACATCGTCACCCTCGCTCAAGGCCAGCCTGCCGCCGATCTCCTCAAGTCCATCTAATCCAGACGACCAGACTCCACAGCGTTGCTCTGCGGGTGGCTACTCCGCCTGGATTATTAATCCCAGCCTGTGATTTTTGCAGGAAGATTTCAAATTAACTTCCCTATACGGTTTATATACCTGTGCAAGCATAAGGATTTGTTcggtgttgctgctgctgcaggcttCTGTGGCTGataatttttcatttcttaGCCATGCCTCCGTGAGGTATGTGTGTATACCAGTGTATATATAAACGGAGCACCGAGAAAAACATTGTTGCGAATGGAATATGTTGTTTATTTAGAGATGGGCCATAGAACATTTTCACACACGCATCACCAATCGATGAGACGATGAACCTTCAAGCTGGAAGCACAAGATATGCTTGTCTTGATCTTGAGGAAGTCCTTCTAGTAGCTCTCACATACACTTTATGGGAAACCTTTCTTGAAGACCATCATCACATGGCCATCACTTGATGATCCACAAGCTTCAAACATGAATATACTCAACTATGTTTATCTTAAGTTTGCCCCTCTCAAGTTGATTACCGGCTTCACTTGATGTCATCCTCGCTTGAGACTCGTTGGATCATCCTCTTATACCATCTCGCCACATGGAACCTAACCCACACGCATCTCTCATGCAGAGCAGAGGGTTAGTACATACTCTAATATGTAATGGAAAATTGCTTACCAAAGCTACTTGATCACACACAATCACAAGTGACACCATCCAATATCTATGTTGATCACCTTTAATTCATCACAAACCACACCTTGGCGAACCTTCCATCTTTCATTGAGCTTGGCATGGTTCGCATTTTGaagtttgttgttgttgttgttgttgttgcaatgttgctgctgctgggtgGATGTTCAGAATATAAAAtatggtacttcctccgatccatattagttgtcgaaatattacatgtatctagacgttttttagacatag carries:
- the LOC100828234 gene encoding probable sucrose-phosphate synthase 5, with translation MAAGNEWINGYLEAILDAGSKLRGGGQQRGAVSSLPRLEPAPALGLAAEESGAGAGAAYSPTRYFVEEVVRSFDDQALHKTWTKVVAMRNSQERNNRLENLCWRIWNVARQKKQVEWDYSREVARRKLEQELGSREAAEELSEGEKEKDTTSKPDSGAAHPSSETAAPAADQPRSRLARINSDVRLVSDEEEEQSRNRNLYIVLISIHGLVRGENMELGRDSDTGGQVKYVVELARALAATAGVRRVDLLTRQISCPDVDWTYGEPVEMLARLSSCDGDEDGGGESGAYIVRLPCGPRDQYIPKESLWPHIPEFVDRALTHITDVARSLGEQLHAPSDDPAAPPPAPAWPYVIHGHYADAAEVAASLATVLNVPMVMTGHSLGRNKLEQLLKLGRSPRDEVVQGTYKIARRVEAEETGLDTAEMVVTSTKQEIEEQWGLYDGFDVKVERKLRVRQRRGVSCLGRYMPRMAVIPPGMDFSFVDTQDIVDDKGDDLKMLIAGPGKAKKALPGIWSDVLRFFTNPHKPMILALSRPDPKKNVTTLLKAYGESRQLRELANLTLILGNRDDIEDMSGGGGAVLTAVLKLIDCYDLYGQVAYPKHHKQTDVPHIYRLAAKTKGVFINPALVEPFGLTIIEAAAYGLPVVATRNGGPVDILKALHNGLLVDPHDAAGITAALLGLVGDKARWAECRRNGLRNIHRFSWPHHCRLYLSHVAAYCDDNQQQQPLLRLPSSSTAAGSRSGADDSLSDSLRGLSLRISVDASHEPNAADSAAAIMDALRRRPASDKQAPPRGNSASRPMGFAPGTRQSLLVLAVDCYGEDRKPDLERLKEAIDLAMSAAGDGAGGRTGFVLSTGMTIPEAADALRACGIDPAAFDAMVCSSGAEICYPWKELTADEEYAGHVAFRWPGEHVRDAVPRLGKADYGGAQESDLAVDAAASSVHCHAYAASAASKVKKVDSIRQALRMRGFRCNLVYTRACTRLNVVPLSASRPRALRYLSIQWGIELSKVAVLVGESGDTDRERLLPGLHRTVILPGLVARGSEELLRGEDGYAMEDVVAMDSPNIVTLAQGQPAADLLKSI